In Carassius auratus strain Wakin chromosome 46, ASM336829v1, whole genome shotgun sequence, the following proteins share a genomic window:
- the LOC113064213 gene encoding 3'-5' exoribonuclease 1-like, whose amino-acid sequence METQKKSSQPANKTLTSEEGEEEQCRADTSCAKNEKQEPSSPKQGDFSDPVYKEIAMANGAINQMNRDELRAKCAGLKLDTRGVKDVLKKRLKSYYKRQKLMHSPAANANSDVYFDYICVVDYEATCEENNPPGFLHEIIEFPMVLIDTHTLEIVDSFQEYVKPEVNPQLSEFCVKLTGITQKMVDEAQTFHQVLKRAVSWLQEKELGTKYKYTFLTDGSWDMGKFLHTQCKLSCIRYPPFARKWINIRKSYRNFYKVARAQTKLICMLENLGMEYDGRPHCGLDDSRNIARIAIHMLKDGCQLRVNECLHSGEPRSVPVSAPIEGAPAPQNPKKRN is encoded by the exons ATGGAGACGCAGAAGAAGAGCAGCCAACCTGCAAATAAGACTTTAACGTCTGAGGAGGGAGAAGAGGAGCAATGTCGCGCTGAT ACTTCCTGCGCAAAAAATGAGAAGCAGGAGCCTTCATCACCAAAACAGGGAGATTTCAGTGATCCGGTATATAAAGAGATCGCAATGGCGAACGGCGCCATCAACCAAATGAACAGAGATGAGCTGCGTGCAAAATGTGCTGGGCTGAAGCTTGACACACG GGGAGTTAAGGATGTCCTGAAGAAGCGCCTAAAAAGTTACTACAAAAGGCAAAAACTAATGCATTCACCTGCTGCAAATGCGAACAGTGATGTATATTTTGACTACATCTGTGTGGTGGATTATGAAGCAACATGTGAAGAGAATAACCCACCTGGCTTCCTGCATGAAATCATTGAGTTTCCCATGGTGTTGATCGACACACACACCTTGGAGATT GTCGACTCATTTCAGGAGTATGTAAAGCCAGAGGTGAACCCGCAGCTCTCTGAGTTTTGTGTCAAACTAACCGGAATCACACAG aaaatgGTGGATGAGGCGCAAACGTTCCATCAGGTTCTGAAGCGAGCAGTTTCCTGGCTACAGGAAAAAGAACTTGGCACAaagtacaaatatacatttttgacagaTGG GTCATGGGACATGGGAAAATTTCTTCATACCCAGTGCAAACTGAGTTGCATCAGATACCCGCCGTTTGCCAGAAAATGGATCAATATCAGAAAGTCTTATAGAAACTTTTATAAG GTTGCTCGTGCTCAGACAAAACTAATCTGTATGCTTGAGAATCTTGGAATGGAGTATGATGGACGTCCCCACTGTGGTCTAGATGACTCCCGCAACATTGCCAGAATTGCCATTCACATGCTGAAGGATGGCTGTCAGCTGCGGGTGAATGAGTGCTTGCACTCAGGAGAACCACGGAGCGTGCCTGTCTCTGCCCCTATTGAAGGAGCCCCAGCACCTCAAAACCCcaagaaaagaaactaa
- the LOC113064214 gene encoding protein phosphatase 1 regulatory subunit 3B-like, whose product MPIELAMPIYLTNEEFLNPRVSKYSRPLRPCLQQFQSTKLRFGSPREHSEANGASAPMGIPGRAKKQVSFADHKGLALTMVKMFSEFDDPIDIPTNIVQFFSSSLTLPEGKDRLTLDFDQPSADYLKFRQRIENENICLEHCMLKEKSVAGTVKVKNLSFEKSVKLRITFDTWKSHTEIECQYVKDTYTASNRDTFSFEATLPDQVPPHERIEFAICYDVNGVMLWDNNQGQNYRIVQSALKKNSNDLIGEDQRYGVCDWDFHFDRYGSPRCSRGIIPNWPNYAGYEDIGPYY is encoded by the coding sequence ATGCCGATTGAACTCGCCATGCCAATTTATCTGACGAATGAAGAGTTCCTGAACCCGAGGGTGTCTAAATACAGCAGGCCCTTGAGACCATGTCTACAGCAGTTTCAAAGTACCAAACTTCGTTTTGGCTCTCCCAGGGAGCATTCAGAGGCGAATGGGGCCAGCGCACCCATGGGGATACCTGGCAGGGCCAAAAAACAAGTATCTTTTGCTGATCACAAGGGCCTCGCACTGACGATGGTGAAGATGTTTTCTGAATTTGATGATCCCATTGACATCCCAACCAACATTGTGCAGTTTTTTAGCTCTTCGCTGACACTGCCAGAAGGGAAGGACAGGTTAACCCTCGACTTTGACCAGCCGTCGGCAGACTACTTAAAGTTTCGTCAGCGTATAGAAAATGAAAACATCTGCCTCGAACACTGCATGCTTAAGGAAAAATCTGTAGCAGGCACAGTTAAAGTCAAAAACCTTTCCTTTGAGAAGTCCGTTAAGCTTCGCATTACGTTTGACACTTGGAAAAGTCACACGGAAATAGAATGCCAGTACGTAAAGGACACTTACACCGCCTCAAACCGTGACACCTTTTCATTCGAAGCTACTTTGCCTGATCAGGTGCCTCCACACGAACGCATCGAGTTTGCCATTTGCTATGACGTCAATGGCGTAATGCTCTGGGACAACAACCAAGGACAGAATTACAGAATCGTTCAATCAGCACTAAAGAAGAATTCAAATGACTTGATCGGTGAGGATCAGCGATATGGTGTGTGCGATTGGGACTTTCATTTTGACCGGTACGGCAGCCCCAGGTGCTCTCGTGGAATCATTCCCAATTGGCCAAACTATGCTGGATATGAAGACATTGGTCCGTATTACTGA
- the LOC113064212 gene encoding malignant fibrous histiocytoma-amplified sequence 1 homolog has product MAEENNLKTAKLWRDAALRSRKLRSNLRHLTLSTKNCQKITLPEDIKEIEVLNLGNNSLQELPEGLGSTLNGLRILILRRNKFATVPTAVFQLSKLVELDISHNCLNHFSEDIDLLKGLKKLSICHNKIQYLPSQIGTLQSLEELDISFNELHDFPRSFSQLRKLRTLDVDHNKLQRFPSEILALPDLEELDCSGNKLEGLPGNIMMLQSIKILWLSTTRLSFLPETFCELQNLESLMLDNNFLTSLPQSFGKLQKLKMLNLSSNCFEHFPQVIIKLTSLEELYLSRNKLTFLPEEVGQLCNLANLWLDNNSITFLPDSIVELGKLEELVLQGNQIAILPDNFGKLVKVSIWKVKDNPLIQPPYEVCMKGIPYIAAYQKELAHSQPAVKPRLKLVLMGQRNAGKTTLRQCIVNKLSDAKMAIGCRGIDVTNWVADADRSLTFIVYDLSGKQNYDLIKPFFLSPGALYVLVVNLRLYTSKSFYSLVGSFLHLLSAKVPHAVVCIVGTHSDLCEEVEVEEKCLDIHRQISLQEKTDTECLQVLALQVDEALEQGFDVRTSSPHVLFYGVTDKNLRRKKSQLQYMLNNRLQILSPVICVSCLAAQRNIQHLKEKLMSVADHREIFPNLHRVLPKSWQMLEELHFKPQDLWLSWWDSARLGLQAGLTEDRLQSALSYLNESGKLLYFEDSMTLKEYVFHNLPRFIAILNVFFQRDLAAMLEKLQAEGDDGDNGRSTQMHGHVEGFLLHGLLPSNVIRLLLKPLVQTQKDLHLIMELLEKMGVCYCVNKPPGKPLNGATVWYKFPSQVSKEESHPEALGSRGSSIPGQIFSVEQLQIEYRFPFFTPLGLFARYSVQINSHVVQRSDRKHHIFAYRGKVPVTVSYRPSLSRLQPETLSISSHASLPNIWTAWQAIIPLVEELNVLLQEWPGLHYSLHVLCSKCLKRGSPNPHSFPGELLSQPRPEGLTEIICPKNGSERVNVALVYPPTPTLVSPGHK; this is encoded by the exons ATGGCTGAGGAGAATAACCTGAAGACAGCTAAATTATGGAGGGATGCGGCTTTGCGCTCCAGGAAGCTGAGGAGCAATCTGAGACACCTGACTCTCAGCACCAAAAACTGCCAGAAAATTACATTACCCGAGGATATAAAGGAGATCGAGGTCCTCAATCTGGGCAATAACTCTCTTCAGGAGCTTCCAGAGGGATTGGGCTCAACCCTGAATGGGCTTCGCATCCTCATCCTTCGTCGGAACAAGTTTGCAACTGTTCCCACTGCAGTATTTCAACttagtaagcttgttgaattagATATCAGTCACAACTGCTTGAATCACTTCTCAGAAGATATTGATCTTCTCAAGGGGCTTAAAAAGTTGAGCATCTGTCATAACAAAATCCAGTACCTGCCATCTCAGATTGGGACATTGCAAAGTCTGGAGGAGCTTGACATCAGCTTCAATGAGCTGCATGATTTCCCCAGGTCCTTTTCACAGCTCAGGAAGCTCAGAACGCTCGATGTGGATCATAACAAGCTACAGCGTTTCCCTTCTGAAATACTTGCCCTTCCTGATCTGGAGGAGCTTGACTGCTCTGGGAATAAACTAGAGGGTCTTCCAGGTAACATCATGATGCTCCAATCTATTAAAATCTTGTGGCTCAGCACCACTCGCCTCTCGTTTTTGCCTGAAACATTCTGTGAGCTACAGAATTTGGAGAGCCTGATGCTTGATAATAATTTCCTCACAAGCCTGCCACAATCGTTTGGGAAACTGCAGAAGCTGAAAATGCTCAATCTCTCCTCAAATTGTTTTGAACATTTTCCTCAGGTTATCATCAAACTCACCAGTTTGGAGGAGTTGTACTTAAGCCGGAATAAACTGACGTTCCTCCCTGAGGAGGTAGGACAGCTGTGCAATCTTGCTAATTTGTGGTTGGACAACAATAGCATAACGTTTCTCCCAGACTCTATTGTAGAGTTAGGGAAATTGGAGGAACTGGTTTTACAGGGTAACCAAATCGCCATCCTCCCAGACAATTTCGGAAAACTTGTCAAAGTCAGCATTTGGAAGGTGAAAGATAATCCTCTCATTCAGCCTCCGTATGAAGTGTGCATGAAGGGGATCCCCTACATAGCTGCCTATCAGAAGGAGCTTGCACATTCCCAACCTGCTGTGAAACCCAGGCTTAAACTGGTTTTGATGGGTCAGAGAAATGCAGGGAAAACTACACTCAGGCAGTGCATTGTCAACAAACTGTCAGACGCCAAGATGGCCATTGGATGTAGGGGTATTGACGTGACGAACTGGGTAGCGGATGCAGATCGGAGTCTTACATTCATTGTATATGATTTATCTGGTAAGCAGAACTATGATCTTATCAAACCCTTTTTCCTCTCTCCTGGAGCACTTTATGTTTTGGTGGTCAATCTGAGATTGTACACATCAAAGAGCTTCTACTCCCTTGTTGGCAGTTTCCTTCACTTGCTTAGTGCCAAGGTGCCACATGCAGTTGTGTGCATTGTAGGGACCCACAGTGACTTGTGTGAAGAGGTCGAGGTTGAAGAAAAGTGCCTGGATATTCACAGGCAGATTTCGCTCCAGGAAAAAACAGACACTGAGTGCCTACAAGTGCTTGCCCTGCAGGTTGACGAAGCCCTTGAGCAAGGTTTCGACGTCCGGACTTCTAGCCCCCATGTTCTCTTTTATGGGGTCACAGATAAAAATTTGAGACGTAAAAAGTCTCAGTTGCAATATATGCTCAACAATCGACTACAAATACTGTCTCCCGTGATTTGTGTCAGTTGCTTGGCGGCGCAAAGAAACATCCAGCATTTGAAAGAGAAGCTCATGTCTGTCGCCGATCACAGGGAGATCTTCCCCAATCTTCACAGAGTCCTGCCAAAATCATGGCAGATGCTTGAGGAACTGCATTTTAAGCCGCAGGATTTATGGCTTTCTTGGTGGGATTCGGCTCGGTTGGGCCTTCAGGCTGGGCTAACGGAGGACCGCCTGCAAAGCGCGCTCTCGTACCTAAATGAGAGCGGTAAACTTTTGTACTTCGAAGACAGCATGACATTGAAGGAATACGTCTTCCACAATCTACCCCGGTTTATCGCCATCTTGAATGTGTTTTTTCAGAGAGACCTCGCTGCAATGCTTGAGAAACTACAGGCTGAAGGAGACGATGGAGATAATGGCAGGTCTACACAGATGCACGGTCACGTGGAGGGTTTTCTGTTGCATGGCCTTCTGCCGTCAAATGTGATTCGATTGCTGCTTAAACCCCTGGTACAGACACAGAAGGACTTGCACCTGATCATGGAACTGCTGGAAAAGATGGGCGTCTGCTACTGTGTCAACAAACCTCCAGGCAAGCCGCTTAATGGGGCCACCGTCTGGTATAAGTTTCCCAGTCAGGTCAGCAAAGAGGAGTCCCATCCTGAGGCCTTGGGAAGTAGGGGATCGTCGATCCCTGGTCAGATCTTCTCGGTTGAGCAGCTACAGATTGAATACAGGTTTCCTTTCTTCACCCCTCTTGGACTTTTTGCACGGTATAGCGTGCAAATCAACAGCCATGTGGTGCAGCGGTCCGATAGAAAACATCACATCTTTGCCTATCGGGGTAAAGTGCCTGTGACAGTGAGTTACCGGCCCTCTCTGAGCAGATTGCAGCCTGAGACCCTCTCCATTTCCAGCCATGCATCCTTGCCAAATATCTGGACAGCTTGGCAAGCCATTATTCCCCTAGTGGAAGAGTTAAACGTTCTTCTGCAGGAATGGCCTGGCCTTCACTACTCTCTGCATGTCCTGTGTTCCAAGTGCCTGAAGAGAGGGTCCCCCAATCCCCATTCATTTCCAG GTGAGCTGTTAAGCCAGCCCCGACCTGAGGGACTTACTGAGATCATCTGCCCCAAGAATGGCTCGGAGCGGGTCAACGTGGCACTAGTTTACCCTCCAACCCCGACTCTGGTCAGCCCCGGTCATAAATGA